The sequence AATTTATTTTTCAATTGTGTCTAGAATGCGTGATAAGGGTGACCAAACCGTCCGCTTTAGCTTTGACCAGCTAAAAGAGTTAAGTAATTACAAACCCACAGCTAATCGGCGCTTTATCGACGATATTAAACGCACCTACGACCACTTGATGGACTTGCGTTTCGGTAGCCAAAGCAAAAGTGGGTTGTCGTTCGAAAGATTTGTCATGTTTACCAAATTTAAGATCAACGGTGACGTAGACGAGCCGTACGTTGACGTAGAAATCTACAAAGACGCTTTGCCCTTGCTGAACAATCTAGAGAGTTGGGTGCGGTATGCACTTATCGAGTTTCGCGACCTAAAAAGTAGCTATGCCAAAACCATGTTTCGATTACTCAAAGGCTATCGGACAACTGGATACGCCTACTTTTCCAAAGCAGATTTTGATGAGTTACTTGATATTCCAAAAACTTATCGGCAAGGCGACATTAACAAAAAAGTAATAAAACCAATCAAAGAAGAACTTACCCCCCTATTTCGTGGGCTAACTGTCCGCAAGAAATACGGTAAAAGGCGAGGAAAGCCTGTTATTGGCTATTCTTTTGCATGGAAACCCGAAAAGAAAGATGCCAATGATTTCTCACAAGGCCAATTACAAGATGAGCGTCAAAAGCTTTTTAATATTCAGCATAATGGTGAATTAACAGAGCAGGAAAAATGGCGCGCCATTGACAAGGTTAAGGGTTAACTTTAGGCTCTACTGAGAAACAAGCATTGGCTGATAAACAGGCCGAGCACGATAAAAAAATAAGAGATCAAGCAAGACAAGAAGCACTTGCTGAACTCCTAAAGGGGTTTGGAAATCATGCCTAAAACTATTAGAGAACTTGCTGATGAATTGGGCGTTTCAAAGCAAAGAATTCAACAAATTATCGCCAAATTATCGGCAAGCAAAACACCAAATAAGGAAGGCAATAGATACGTTTTAAACGCCCAAGATGTCAAAAATATAAAGGATTTGATGGGTTTTGATAATGACAAGTCATCGACAAGTGAATCGACAAATAGACTTGTCGATTATGATGTTTACTTAGATGTGATAGATTCCATAAAAGAAAAAGATGAACAGATAAAAATTTTATTAGAAGTTCAAAAACAAACACAAAATCTTCTAGATCAGCAACAACGGTTAGCATTACAGGATAAAAAAATTTTAGAAGAATATAAGGCAGAGATCAAAGATTTAAAAGCATTAAATATGCCGCCACAAGATATAAAAAAAGAGAATTCTTCTCCAAAGAAACAACAGACTATATAAAAGGATCGCCACAAAAGCCAAATAAAAAAAGTGGTGGCAATTTAAAAAAACGAGGGCAAAAAATGATTGATTCAAAAATTATGAGACAACAAAGTCTATTTGAAGGAATTTGGTAACACATACTTTTCAGATAAAGGCACTCTAAAGCGCAACAAAGTAATAGAAGACTCGATGCTTATACGCCTATATTGATGAAGGCATTACTAGCCAATCAACTAATTCATGATACCTATACTGAGTCAGTTGTTATAGATGATAAAAGTGTAGAGATTTTAAGTTAAATCAATTTATTGAAATGTTTACATATAAAGAATACTGGCAAGATAGCTACACAAAATTTGAAAATAAAATTGGCCTGACTGCTGGCGGTAAGTTTATTGATGAGACTGCTGATGTTGTGTTAGATTTTCCCTTCAAAGATACCGTTTTAAAAGCTGGTATGACGAAAGAAGATCAAAAAGATGCTGACGAACCCTTTTTGCATGAAACGATTGCTAAGGCTGAAATTGATCAATTATTAGAACCTAAAATATTTGTAAATGCTACTAAGTATGATCAAGAAATTTAGACGGTGCACCAGTTGATAATTTTGAGGATAATAATTTGATTATCAAGGGAAATAACCTGATTGCCCTGCATAGTTTGAAACAACGCTACCTTGGTAAAGTAAAGATGATTTATCTCGACCCACCTTATTATTTGATGAAACAAAGCCGGCGGATGCTTTTAAATATAACTCGAATTTCAAACTTTCTACGTGGTTGATCTCATGAAAAATAGATTGGAATTGCAAATGAACTACTCACTGATGGTGGAGTAATTTTTATTTCGATGGGTGAAGACGGTCAGGCTCATTTGAAATTGTTGATGGATAACATTTTTGGTAGGTCTAATTTTGTACAAACGTTTATTTGGCGAAATACAGATAATGCTGATTCTTTGGGAAAAAGAGTCGTTCTAGCGTTGAGTATGTACATGCCTATGAGAAAATAAAGATAGTTCCGTACGATGGATTGGTAAAAAAACGGAAAATGGAGATGCACCATTGCTAAATACCGGAAATCCAGTCGGAACGCTAACGTTTAAGCCGGGAATAATTAGATTTAAGATTTCTGATGGTATATATCCTGCAGGTAAATATGAATCATTGGAGGCTTTGACAGATATTATCGTTGAAGATGGGAAAATTCTAACGAAATCAAGCTCCGAGGTACATTTAAATGGGGACAGAAAAACTTAAACAACGAGGTTGCGAAAGGTGGCGACTTCATAATTAAAAGTGATAAGTTTTCAATTCGTTATCAAAAGGCAGAAGGTTCAACTATGCGCCT comes from Pediococcus inopinatus and encodes:
- a CDS encoding helix-turn-helix domain-containing protein, with translation MPKTIRELADELGVSKQRIQQIIAKLSASKTPNKEGNRYVLNAQDVKNIKDLMGFDNDKSSTSESTNRLVDYDVYLDVIDSIKEKDEQIKILLEVQKQTQNLLDQQQRLALQDKKILEEYKAEIKDLKALNMPPQDIKKENSSPKKQQTI